One genomic region from Ovis canadensis isolate MfBH-ARS-UI-01 breed Bighorn chromosome 6, ARS-UI_OviCan_v2, whole genome shotgun sequence encodes:
- the SPMAP2L gene encoding sperm microtubule associated protein 2-like, with translation MESQEFSGPSGLSAGHHTAETSARSEALQKPLVRIFDRNKQLEESEEAGFSEETDEQDQRGESEEYAESDEIPNHSKPYELYQSYESHKPLKPHAPYEPHAPHEVRKPREPRKPQGPPVPRKPHKSQEIELLPRASVMVSPSLLMRLPPQFAPSSLSDPGPCDFVRKRSFSRKRIQDLSRPKKQWGAPDRKLFWGNQDPIRPVSRSAMKAQMTQRLESLAQPKEVSHRYVPNRVQYYYSCGRESVIWEIPSPALFCHPSKRIQKLAQPNRFKRGYLTDRPFSDYLIRDSLQFSDPSPRILRLSVAKATNPNYVPPKSIETKILSSTLTAIAPPRIVDLAHPRIKIEGLCFERERSEKPIRPISHAALLAHPSPRIVALAKAKPLHKDYLPPRDALWPVSYAAIHSKISPRIQELANPNTRTPMHIVYYDPEVFKVKPAALKTQCSPRIQELAEPITH, from the exons ATGGAGAGCCAAGAGTTTTCGGGTCCTTCTGGGCTGTCCGCTGGGCACCACACGGCAGAAACATCCGCTCGCTCCGAAGCCCTCCAGAAGCCCCTTGTCAGGATATTCGACAGGAACAAGCAGCTAGAGGAGTCTGAGGAGGCGGGGTTTTCCGAGGAGACCGACGAGCAAGACCAGCGAGGCGAGTCCGAGGAGTATGCAGAGTCCGATGAGATCCCCAATCACTCCAAGCCCTATGAGCTCTACCAATCCTATGAGTCCCACAAGCCTCTCAAACCCCATGCACCCTACGAGCCCCATGCGCCCCATGAGGTCCGCAAGCCCCGCGAGCCCCGAAAGCCCCAGGGGCCCCCTGTTCCCCGCAAGCCCCACAAGTCTCAAGAAATCGAGTTGCTTCCTAGAGCCAGCGTGATGGTCTCCCCATCTCTGCTGATGAGACTCCCGCCACAGTTTGCACCGTCTTCCCTGAGCG ATCCTGGTCCTTGTGACTTTGTAAGGAAACG TTCTTTTTCTAGGAAGAGAATTCAAGATCTTTCTAGGCCTAAGAAACAATGGGGAGCCCCAGATAG aaaactgtTTTGGGGAAATCAAGATCCTATTCGCCCTGTTTCCCGGAGTGCTATGAAGGCTCAAATGACCCAAAGATTAGAGAGCCTTGCCCAGCCTAAGGAAGTCTCCCACAGATATGTACCTAACAG GGTTCAATATTATTATAGCTGCGGTAGAGAGTCTGTAATCTGGGAGATCCCCTCTCCTGCACTGTTTTGCCACCCTTCCAAAAGGATCCAGAAGCTGGCACAGCCCAACAGATTCAAGAGAGGGTACCTAACAGACAG ACCCTTCAGTGATTACTTAATAAGAGATTCTCTTCAATTCTCTGATCCTTCTCCTCGGATATTACGACTCTCAGTAGCCAAAGCCACAAATCCAAACTATGTTCCTCCAAAAAGT aTTGAAACCAAGATTTTGTCGTCTACCCTGACTGCTATTGCACCTCCTAGAATTGTAGACCTTGCCCATCCACGGATTAAGATAGAGGGTCTGTGctttgaaagagaaagaagtgaaaagcccATTCGTCCC ATCTCCCACGCTGCCTTGCTGGCCCACCCTAGCCCTCGAATAGTAGCTCTAGCTAAGGCCAAGCCTCTTCATAAAGATTATTTACCTCCCCGCGATGCCCTCTGGCCAGTATCTTATGCTGCTATCCATTCCAAGATATCTCCCAGAATTCAAGAACTAGCTAACCCAAATACAAG